A region from the Nesterenkonia lacusekhoensis genome encodes:
- a CDS encoding TIGR03089 family protein, whose protein sequence is MTPLTLGSASQNVPEDFPQLLELLAGRPQPAVVCYRPRGADGEVGAEPDSTDPDGTEPERVELSGRVLQNWAVKLIGLFTEELEEIFDPAEPTPRVLVDSAPHWKSAAVVLAASSLGAQVVTAAGATDSSGTASLAVTDRPQDWQSSPALGQAELAALSPGLLDESFEDAVGQAIPAWVLDISAEVRQHPDQLLTPLEPVRLPEGVESGGIGTGGAGAGGTALVTRTEWAADAVGALLSTWAHGGTVVLIDGMPEDPVWGQGRWEQALRNEGLA, encoded by the coding sequence ATGACACCCCTCACATTGGGATCCGCGTCCCAGAATGTTCCCGAAGACTTTCCTCAGCTGTTGGAGCTGCTCGCCGGGCGGCCGCAGCCAGCCGTGGTCTGCTACCGGCCGCGCGGCGCGGACGGCGAGGTCGGTGCCGAGCCGGACAGCACTGATCCAGACGGCACTGAGCCGGAGCGTGTGGAGCTCTCCGGGCGGGTGCTGCAGAACTGGGCGGTGAAGCTGATCGGGCTCTTCACCGAGGAGCTCGAGGAGATCTTCGACCCGGCCGAGCCCACCCCGCGGGTGCTGGTCGACTCCGCCCCGCACTGGAAGTCCGCCGCCGTCGTGCTGGCGGCCTCCTCGCTCGGCGCGCAGGTGGTGACCGCGGCCGGCGCCACGGACAGCTCAGGGACGGCGTCGTTGGCGGTGACTGACCGCCCGCAGGACTGGCAGAGCTCCCCCGCCTTGGGTCAGGCCGAGCTGGCAGCGCTCTCCCCCGGGCTGTTGGACGAGTCCTTCGAGGACGCCGTCGGCCAGGCGATCCCCGCCTGGGTGCTCGACATCTCCGCGGAGGTGCGCCAGCACCCGGACCAGCTGCTCACCCCGTTGGAGCCCGTGCGGCTTCCCGAGGGCGTGGAGTCAGGCGGCATCGGGACTGGCGGCGCCGGGGCTGGCGGCACCGCTCTGGTGACCCGCACGGAGTGGGCCGCCGACGCCGTCGGGGCCCTGCTGTCCACCTGGGCGCACGGGGGCACCGTGGTGCTGATCGACGGCATGCCGGAGGATCCGGTCTGGGGTCAGGGCCGGTGGGAACAGGCCCTGCGCAACGAAGGCCTCGCCTGA
- a CDS encoding WhiB family transcriptional regulator gives MGNAERIGHEQQEQTPAARRPGLDVPADWFVDPADPQAAERLEHGKPIEDQATAFLAAHEAAESAEPSAQDGVTALSEAPSRRAERENTQAAQDNVWLGLPSLIPAEQIEGELAWQVDALCAQTDPEAFFPEKGGSTRDAKKVCGACTVKQECLDYALANDERFGIWGGLSERERRKLRKRAV, from the coding sequence ATGGGGAACGCAGAGCGGATCGGCCACGAGCAGCAGGAGCAGACTCCTGCCGCCCGGCGCCCCGGGCTCGACGTCCCTGCTGATTGGTTCGTCGATCCGGCGGACCCTCAGGCAGCCGAACGGCTGGAGCACGGCAAGCCCATCGAGGATCAGGCCACCGCATTCCTCGCCGCCCATGAGGCGGCTGAGAGCGCAGAGCCTTCTGCACAGGACGGTGTGACCGCGCTCAGCGAGGCTCCTTCCCGCCGCGCTGAGCGCGAGAACACTCAGGCCGCCCAGGATAACGTCTGGCTCGGTCTGCCCTCACTGATCCCCGCGGAGCAGATCGAGGGCGAGCTCGCCTGGCAGGTGGACGCGCTGTGCGCCCAGACCGATCCTGAGGCCTTCTTCCCGGAGAAGGGCGGTTCCACCCGGGACGCCAAGAAGGTCTGCGGGGCCTGCACCGTCAAGCAGGAGTGCCTGGACTATGCCCTGGCCAATGACGAGCGGTTCGGCATCTGGGGAGGTCTCTCCGAGCGGGAACGCCGCAAGCTTCGGAAGCGAGCCGTCTGA